The Streptomyces sp. NBC_00162 genome window below encodes:
- the galE gene encoding UDP-glucose 4-epimerase GalE: protein MSETAKHKYLVTGGAGYVGSVVAAHLLEAGHEVTVLDDLSTGFRVGVPAGATFIEGRIQDAARHLDSSYDAVLHFAASSQVGESVVNPGKYWENNVGGTLALLAAMREAGVHKLVFSSTAATYGEPTEGLLTEASVTAPTNPYGASKLAVDHMIAGECVAHGLAAVSLRYFNVAGAYGEFGERHSPETHLIPLVLQVALGERESISVFGEDYPTPDGTCVRDYIHVADLAEAHLAALEAAAAGEHLICNLGNGSGFSVREVVETVRKVTGREIPEVVAPRRAGDPAALVASARTAHERLGWTPSRSDLTGIITDAWNFARTHTS, encoded by the coding sequence GTGAGCGAGACGGCGAAGCACAAGTACCTGGTAACCGGTGGCGCCGGATACGTCGGCAGCGTGGTCGCCGCCCACCTGCTGGAGGCGGGCCACGAGGTCACCGTCCTCGACGACCTCAGCACGGGCTTCCGCGTGGGGGTGCCGGCGGGTGCCACCTTCATCGAGGGCCGGATCCAGGACGCGGCCCGCCACCTGGACTCCTCCTACGACGCGGTGCTGCACTTCGCGGCCTCCTCGCAGGTCGGCGAGTCCGTGGTGAACCCGGGCAAGTACTGGGAGAACAACGTCGGCGGCACGCTCGCCCTGCTGGCCGCCATGCGGGAGGCGGGCGTGCACAAGCTGGTCTTCTCCTCCACCGCCGCCACCTACGGGGAGCCGACGGAGGGCCTGCTGACCGAGGCCTCGGTGACCGCGCCCACCAATCCGTACGGGGCCTCGAAGCTGGCCGTGGACCACATGATCGCGGGGGAGTGCGTGGCGCACGGCCTGGCCGCGGTGTCCCTGCGCTACTTCAACGTGGCGGGCGCGTACGGGGAGTTCGGCGAGCGGCACAGCCCCGAGACCCACCTGATCCCGCTGGTCCTCCAGGTGGCCCTGGGCGAACGCGAGTCGATCTCGGTGTTCGGCGAGGACTACCCGACCCCCGACGGCACCTGCGTGCGCGACTACATCCACGTCGCGGACCTGGCGGAGGCCCACCTGGCCGCGCTGGAGGCGGCCGCCGCCGGGGAGCACCTGATCTGCAACCTGGGCAACGGCAGCGGGTTCTCGGTCCGCGAGGTCGTCGAGACGGTCCGCAAGGTCACCGGACGGGAGATCCCCGAGGTCGTCGCCCCGCGCCGGGCGGGCGACCCGGCGGCGCTGGTCGCCTCGGCCAGGACGGCCCACGAGCGCCTCGGCTGGACTCCGAGCCGATCGGACCTCACCGGCATCATCACGGACGCGTGGAACTTCGCGCGGACGCACACCTCCTGA